A single Anopheles funestus chromosome 2RL, idAnoFuneDA-416_04, whole genome shotgun sequence DNA region contains:
- the LOC125765221 gene encoding putative U5 small nuclear ribonucleoprotein 200 kDa helicase, which yields MADAAARQLQYEYKANSNLVLQADVRLIERPRRDEATGEVISLVGKLDGTRMGDRAQRSKPEKTEERKAKRQKRDEAQYDFNSMKGATLLSEGIDEMVGIVYRPKTQETRQTYEVLLSFIQEAIGDQPRDILRGAADEILAVLKNDRMKEREKKREIDGLLGSVADERFALLVNLGKKITDFGSDAATAIGGAGQAGPGGDEPIDETYGINVRFEESEEESDEDKYGEVREDDGQDEGEEARDDGILHAENLGGGEDMNKKEKALDPRDIDAHWLQRCLRKYYNDSMMSQSKALEVLNVLKESGDDRECENQLVLLLGYDCFDFIKQLKKNRQMILYCTMLAQSQSESERAKLRERMKADAALAKILRQLDTGKQEAQEGRDYSNGGADGTDTKPSLRSRRDRAMDDSAMDFMEGNVGNGSERAAAGGGQILGNRTVLELDELAFTQGSHLMANKRCQLPDGSFRKQRKGYEEVHVPALKPRPFDEDEELIAIEKLPKYVQPVFNGFKTLNRIQSRLYKSALESDENLLLCAPTGAGKTNVALLTMMREIGKHINDDGTINVDEFKIIYIAPMRSLVQEMVGNFGRRLATYNLTVAELTGDHQLSREQIAATQVIVCTPEKWDIITRKGGEKTYTQFVRLVIIDEIHLLHDERGPVLEALVARTIRNIETTQEDVRLVGLSATLPNYQDVATFLRVRPETGLFYFDNSYRPVALEQQYIGVTEKKALKRFQVMNDIVYEKVMEHAGRNQVLVFVHSRKETGKTARAVRDMCLEKDTLGTFLREGSASMEVLRSEADQVKNQELKDLLPYGFAIHHAGMTRVDRTLVEDLFADRHIQVLVSTATLAWGVNLPAHTVIIKGTQVYNPEKGRWVELGALDVLQMLGRAGRPQYDTKGEGILITNHSELQYYLSLLNQQLPIESQLISKLPDMLNAEIVLGTVQNVKDAVTWLGYTYLYIRMLRQPTLYGVSIDAVQEDPLLEQFRADLIHTAALHLERSGLIKYDRKSGHLQVTEVGRIASHYYCTHETMLTYHQLLKPTLSEIELFRVFSLSGEFRNITVREEEKLELQKLMERVPIPIKESMEEPSAKVNVLLQAYISQLKLEGFALMADMVYVTQSASRLLRAIFENVLHRGWAQLADKCLTLCKMIDRRMWQSMSPLRQFRKMPEEIVKKIEKKNFPWERLYDLEANEIGELIRVPKLGKTIYRYIHQFPKLELSTHIQPITRSTLRVELTITPDFQWDEKVHGQSEAFWILVEDVDSEVILHHEYFLLKAKYCTDDHLVKFFVPVFEPLPPQYFLRIVSDRWIGAETQLPVSFRHLILPEKNLPPTELLDLQPLPISALRDPSFETLYADRFPQFNPIQTQVFNAVYNSEDNVFVGAPTGSGKTTIAEFAVLRLLSQNPAGRVVYLVARDPLADLVFHEWHQRFGQSALGCKVVKLTGETGTDLKLIAKGQIIVTTADKWDVLSRRWKQRKNVQNVQLFIVDELQLMGGEDGPVLEVACSRMRYISSQTEQPIRIIALSASLADARDIAQWLGCSTNATFNFHPSVRPIPLELHVQGLNITHNASRVAAMSKPVYNAITKFSPHKPVIVFVTSRKLARLTAIDVLTYCAAELQPNRFFHAEEEDIKPFLDRMTDKTLKETLSQGVAYMHEGLTASDQRIVEQLFDSGAVQIAICTRDLCWALNISAHLVIIMDTQFYNGRNHSYDDYPITDVLQMVGRANRPLEDDDAKAVLMCQSSKKDFYKKFLNEPLPVESHLDHRLHDHFNAEIVTKTIENKQDAVDYLTWTFLYRRLTQNPNYYNLQGVTHRHLSDHLSELVESTLSDLEQSKCIGVEDEMDALPLNLGMIAAYYYINYTTIELFSLSLNSKTKIRGLLEIISSAAEYEDLIVRHHEDNILRSLGSRLPNKLTGPNGTAPKYNDPHIKTNLLLQAHLSRLQLGAELQGDTEQILGKAIRLVQACVDVLSSNGWLSPAVAAMELAQMVTQAMWSKDSYLKQLPHFTAEIIKRCQEKGIETVFDIMELDDDDRSRLLQMTDQQMSDVARFCNRYPNIELTFAVLDKDRIHSGSSVDVEVTLEREDDVTGPVIAPFFPQKREEGWWVVIGDPKTNSLLSIKRLTLQQKAKVKLNFVAPSPGHHEYTLYYMSDSYLGCDQEYKFSINVGDFQSESESESD from the exons ATGGCTGACGCAGCAGCAAGACAGCTTCAGTATGAGTACAAGGCG AACTCAAATCTTGTCCTACAAGCGGACGTTCGCCTGATCGAGCGTCCGAGGCGCGATGAGGCTACCGGTGAGGTTATATCGCTCGTTGGCAAACTCGATGGTACCCGGATGGGTGACCGTGCGCAACGCAGCAAACCGGAAAAAACGGAAGAACGTAAAGCAAAGCGCCAGAAGCGTGATGAGGCGCAGTACGATTTCAACAGCATGAAAGGCGCTACCTTGCTGTCCGAGGGAATCGATGAGATGGTCGGCATCGTGTACCGCCCGAAAACGCAAGAGACGCGTCAAACGTACGAGGTGCTGCTAAGTTTCATTCAGGAAGCGATCGGTGACCAACCGCGCGATATTCTACGCGGTGCGGCAGATGAAATCTTGGCCGTGCTGAAGAACGATCGTATGAAGGAACGCGAAAAGAAGCGCGAAATCGATGGTTTGTTGGGCAGTGTGGCAGACGAACGATTTGCACTGTTGGTGAACCTGGGTAAAAAAATCACTGACTTTGGTTCGGATGCGGCCACCGCGATCGGTGGTGCGGGACAGGCTGGTCCCGGTGGTGATGAACCGATCGATGAAACGTACGGCATCAACGTACGCTTCGAAGAATCAGAAGAAGAGTCGGATGAAGATAAGTATGGTGAGGTGCGTGAAGACGATGGACAAGACGAGGGCGAGGAAGCCCGCGATGATGGTATTCTCCATGCAGAAAATCTTGGTGGTGGTGAGGACatgaacaaaaaggaaaaggcaCTCGACCCGCGAGACATTGATGCGCATTGGCTACAGCGTTGCCTACGAAAGTACTATAATGATTCAATGATGTCCCAGTCTAAAGCACTCGAGGTATTGAATGTGCTCAAAGAATCCGGAGACGATCGGGAGTGTGAGAACCAGCTGGTGCTGTTACTGGGCTACGattgtttcgattttattaAACAGTTGAAGAAAAATCGTCAAATGATCCTCTACTGTACGATGCTGGCCCAATCGCAGAGTGAGAGTGAGCGTGCGAAATTGCGCGAACGCATGAAGGCGGATGCAGCGCTAGCAAAGATTCTGCGGCAGCTTGATACTGGCAAACAGGAAGCGCAAGAAGGTCGAGACTATTCCAATGGAGGAGCAGACGGAACGGACACAAAACCGTCGCTTCGATCGCGACGCGATCGTGCCATGGATGATAGCGCCATGGACTTCATGGAGGGAAATGTGGGCAATGGAAGCGAACGTGCGGCTGCTGGAGGAGGACAGATTCTAGGTAACCGTACTGTGCTGGAGCTGGACGAGCTGGCATTTACGCAAGGTTCACATCTGATGGCCAACAAACGTTGCCAGCTACCGGACGGTTCGTTCCGTAAGCAACGCAAGGGATACGAGGAGGTGCACGTTCCAGCCCTAAAGCCACGTCCGTTCGATGAAGACGAAGAACTGATTGCCATTGAGAAGCTTCCGAAGTATGTGCAACCCGTTTTCAACGGGTTCAAAACGCTCAATCGAATTCAGAGCCGATTGTACAAAAGTGCTCTGGAAAGCGACGAAAACCTACTCCTTTGTGCGCCTACCGGTGCTGGTAAAACGAACGTTGCCCTGCTTACGATGATGCGCGAAATCGGTAAGCACATCAACGACGACGGAACGATCAATGTGGATGAGTTTAAAATCATCTACATAGCCCCGATGCGGTCATTGGTACAAGAAATGGTCGGTAATTTTGGCCGTCGGTTGGCGACGTACAATCTCACGGTGGCGGAGCTGACAGGCGATCATCAACTGAGTCGGGAGCAAATTGCCGCAACACAAGTCATCGTCTGCACGCCCGAAAAGTGGGACATTATCACACGCAAGGGGGGCGAAAAGACGTACACGCAGTTCGTACGTTTGGTTATTATTGATGAAATTCATCTGCTGCACGATGAACGTGGTCCCGTTTTGGAAGCGCTCGTTGCTCGTACAATCCGCAACATTGAAACCACCCAGGAAGATGTGCGCCTGGTAGGACTTTCGGCCACGCTGCCCAATTACCAGGATGTTGCAACGTTCCTGCGCGTCCGTCCCGAAACGGGACTCTTCTACTTCGACAACAGCTACCGACCGGTTGCCCTGGAACAGCAGTACATTGGCGTGACGGAGAAGAAAGCGCTCAAACGGTTCCAGGTGATGAACGACATTGTGTATGAGAAGGTGATGGAGCACGCTGGCCGCAATCAGGTGCTGGTGTTTGTTCATTCGCGCAAAGAGACGGGTAAAACGGCACGTGCCGTTCGGGACATGTGTCTCGAGAAGGACACTCTCGGAACGTTCCTGCGCGAAGGTTCCGCTAGTATGGAAGTGTTACGTTCCGAGGCAGATCAAGTTAAAAACCAGGAACTGAAGGATTTGCTACCGTACGGTTTCGCAATCCATCACGCTGGAATGACACGCGTCGATCGTACGCTGGTGGAGGATCTGTTTGCCGATCGACATATTCAGGTGCTCGTATCGACGGCCACCCTTGCGTGGGGTGTGAATCTTCCGGCACACACCGTCATCATCAAGGGTACGCAGGTGTACAATCCGGAAAAGGGGCGATGGGTCGAACTGGGCGCGCTGGACGTATTGCAGATGCTGGGTCGTGCCGGTCGTCCACAGTACGACACGAAAGGTGAAGGCATTCTGATCACAAATCACAGCGAACTGCAGTACTATTTGTCTCTGCTGAATCAACAGCTGCCCATCGAATCGCAGCTCATTTCCAAGCTTCCGGATATGCTGAATGCCGAGATCGTGCTCGGGACGGTGCAAAATGTCAAGGATGCCGTCACTTGGCTCGGATACACCTATCTCTATATTCGTATGCTGCGCCAGCCGACCCTGTATGGAGTGTCGATCGATGCGGTACAGGAGGATCCACTGCTCGAGCAGTTCCGTGCGGATCTCATACACACCGCTGCGTTACATCTCGAACGCAGCGGCTTGATCAAGTACGATCGCAAGAGTGGTCACCTGCAAGTAACCGAAGTGGGTCGAATTGCGTCCCACTACTACTGTACGCACGAAACGATGCTTACATACCACCAGCTGTTGAAACCTACACTGAGTGAGATTGAACTTTTCCGCGTTTTCTCACTGTCCGGAGAATTCCGCAACATTACTGTGCGCGAGGAGGAAAAGCTCGAACTGCAGAAGCTGATGGAGCGTGTACCGATCCCGATCAAGGAGAGCATGGAAGAACCGAGCGCTAAGGTGAACGTATTGTTGCAAGCGTACATCTCACAGCTGAAGCTGGAAGGTTTTGCTCTGATGGCCGACATGGTGTACGTTACGCAGTCCGCGTCCCGACTGTTGCGCGCAATCTTCGAAAATGTCCTTCACCGTGGTTGGGCCCAACTGGCGGACAAATGTCTTACTCTTTGCAAGATGATCGATCGTCGCATGTGGCAAAGCATGTCTCCGTTGCGCCAGTTCCGCAAAATGCCCGAAGAAATCGTAAAGaaaatagagaagaaaaactttccctGGGAACGGCTGTACGATCTGGAGGCGAACGAAATTGGTGAGCTGATCCGTGTACCAAAGCTTGGCAAGACGATCTATCGCTACATACATCAGTTCCCGAAGCTGGAACTTTCGACGCACATCCAACCGATTACACGCTCGACGCTTCGCGTAGAGCTCACCATCACACCCGACTTCCAGTGGGATGAAAAAGTGCACGGCCAATCGGAAGCTTTCTGGATTCTGGTGGAAGATGTCGATTCGGAGGTGATTTTACATCACGAATATTTTCTGCTAAAGGCCAAATATTGCACCGATGATCATCTGGTGAAGTTCTTCGTGCCCGTCTTTGAACCATTGCCTCCGCAGTACTTTTTGCGAATCGTGTCTGACCGTTGGATCGGTGCCGAGACGCAGCTTCCCGTGTCCTTCCGGCATTTAATCCTTCCGGAGAAGAATCTTCCACCGACGGAGCTGCTTGATCTGCAACCGCTTCCGATCAGTGCCCTGCGAGATCCATCGTTCGAAACACTTTACGCCGATCGGTTCCCTCAGTTTAACCCAATACAGACACAAGTCTTTAACGCGGTATATAACAGCGAAGATAATGTATTTGTCGGAGCTCCCACAGGATCGGGAAAAACTACCATTGCGGAGTTCGCAGTGCTTCGATTGCTCTCGCAAAATCCGGCCGGCCGCGTAGTGTATCTTGTCGCACGCGATCCTCTCGCTGATCTTGTGTTTCATGAATGGCATCAACGATTCGGACAATCCGCACTCGGTTGCAAGGTGGTTAAGCTAACAGGCGAAACTGGAACCGATTTGAAGTTGATCGCCAAGGGTCAGATTATCGTAACGACAGCCGACAAATGGGATGTGCTTTCGCGCCGTTGGAAACAGCGCAAGAACGTTCAGAACGTGCAGTTGTTCATCGTGGATGAGTTGCAGCTGATGGGAGGAGAAGATGGTCCGGTACTGGAAGTGGCCTGTTCCCGGATGCGTTACATTTCATCGCAAACCGAACAACCGATACGCATCATCGCTCTATCGGCTTCGTTAGCCGATGCGCGCGATATTGCGCAATGGCTTGGCTGTAGTACGAACGCTACATTCAACTTCCATCCCTCTGTACGGCCAATTCCTTTGGAGCTACACGTACAGGGTCTCAACATAACGCACAACGCATCGCGTGTCGCCGCTATGTCCAAACCGGTGTACAATGCGATCACCAAGTTTAGCCCTCACAAACCGGTCATTGTGTTCGTCACGTCCCGCAAGTTGGCCCGGCTTACGGCAATCGATGTGCTGACGTACTGTGCGGCAGAGCTGCAACCGAATCGTTTCTTCCACGCGGAAGAAGAAGATATCAAACCCTTCCTGGACCGGATGACAGATAAAACGTTGAAGGAAACTCTCTCCCAAGGTGTGGCGTATATGCACGAAGGACTAACTGCTTCCGATCAACGCATAGTGGAGCAACTGTTCGACTCCGGTGCGGTGCAGATAGCTATCTGTACTCGCGATCTCTGCTGGGCGTTGAACATAAGCGCACACCTGGTCATTATTATGGATACACAGTTCTACAATGGCAGAAATCATTCCTACGACGACTATCCGATCACCGATGTACTGCAAATGGTCGGTCGTGCCAACAGGCCTTTGGAAGACGACGATGCTAAAGCTGTCCTGATGTGTCAGAGCTCGAAGAAAGATTTTTACAAGAAATTCCTTAACGAACCGCTACCGGTGGAAAGCCATCTTGATCACAGACTGCATGATCATTTTAATGCAGAGATCGTCACAAAgacaattgaaaacaaacagGACGCCGTAGACTATTTGACGTGGACGTTTTTGTATCGACGTCTAACGCAGAATCCAAACTACTATAATCTGCAGGGTGTCACTCACCGTCATCTGTCGGACCACTTGTCGGAACTGGTGGAATCAACGCTCTCCGATCTAGAACAATCGAAGTGTATCGGTGTGGAGGATGAGATGGATGCTCTGCCACTTAACTTGGGCATGATTGCGGCATACTACTACATCAATTACACTACAATTGAGCTGTTCAGTCTTTCGctgaacagcaaaacaaagatTCGAGGTTTGTTAGAAATCATTTCATCTGCGGCAGAGTATGAGGATTTGATCGTGCGCCATCATGAGGATAACATTCTGCGAAGTTTAGGATCCCGTCTGCCCAACAAACTGACCGGTCCGAATGGTACTGCACCCAAGTACAACGATCCACACATCAAGACGAATTTGCTGCTCCAGGCCCATCTTTCCCGTCTGCAGCTGGGTGCTGAGCTTCAGGGCGACACTGAGCAGATCCTTGGCAAAGCAATTCGTTTGGTGCAGGCGTGCGTGGACGTACTTTCCTCTAATGGTTGGCTATCACCCGCCGTCGCCGCTATGGAGTTGGCCCAGATGGTAACACAGGCAATGTGGAGCAAAGATTCGTACCTCAAACAGTTGCCACATTTTACCGCAGAAATTATTAAGCGTTGTCAGGAGAAAGGCATcgaaacagtgtttgacattATGGAGCTGGATGATGACGATCGATCACGTTTGCTCCAGATGACTGATCAGCAGATGTCGGATGTAGCACGATTCTGCAACCGATATCCAAATATCGAACTGACGTTCGCAGTTCTCGACAAGGATCGTATCCATTCGGGATCTTCTGTCGATGTGGAGGTTACATTAGAGCGCGAAGACGATGTAACAGGCCCAGTAATTGCACCCTTCTTCCCACAG AAACGCGAAGAAGGCTGGTGGGTTGTAATTGGTGATCCGAAAACAAACTCACTACTGTCCATCAAACGACTTACCCTACAGCAAAAGGCAAAGGTGAAGCTGAACTTCGTCGCTCCCAGCCCAGGCCACCACGAGTACACGTTGTACTATATGAGCGATTCGTATCTGGGTTGCGATCAGGAgtataaattttccatcaacgtTGGCGATTTCCAGTCGGAGAGCGAAAGCGAATcggattaa
- the LOC125765050 gene encoding protein phosphatase 1 regulatory subunit 3C isoform X3 codes for MPAFAEMLVSQSPPVYNHPLSTDYKPGGGSPGSGGGNDGGYYCRPASLQLTQTQTNGGPPPFQRQLTPPCLSPTGGKLPMSPRRSCLVIRPDDATTPEESEPPQTAMKMMAVTEDDTVSAMSAGRNKKKVVFADDHGGQLTQVRVMREPSYMPPIWSLQFLAHVTQGMISPVPQEQWVVDFVQPASDYVRFRQKLDDRNVSLENVIIKETEQLIVGTVKVKNLSYHKEVIIRSSCDSWKTHEDTFCTYSVVGNGTASAYLIFDTFSFKLTLPPKSRRIEFCAAFKCDGVEFWDNNDGRNYSLTNRIAPRENSGAFLSSSSASAFNSSNPGRNGMSMASESFSSPYVDPGAVLDTWSDMSLESQSGPYCCFRCYWNCVQSAFRWFASEGKVKEPKANPTRRHIRN; via the exons ATGCCAGCGTTTGCAGAAATGTTAGTTTCACAAAGTCCTCCCGTGTACAACCACCCACTGTCCACGGACTACAAGCCTGGCGGTGGGTCACCAGGTTCGGGTGGTGGTAATGATGGTGGTTACTACTGCCGACCAGCTTCACTGCAACTGACCCAAACACAGACAAACGGGGGACCTCCGCCGTTCCAACGGCAGCTTACACCGCCCTGCCTCAGTCCTACCGGTGGCAAGTTGCCAATGTCACCCCGTCGCTCCTGTCTGGTGATACGACCTGATGACGCCACCACGCCGGAAGAGTCCGAACCACCACAGACGGCAATGAAAATGATGGCAGTGACAGAGGACGACACGGTTTCGGCAATGTCTGCGGGACGCAACAAGAAGAAGGTTGTGTTTGCGGACGATCACGGTGGACAGCTGACGCAGGTGCGCGTGATGCGCGAACCCTCCTACATGCCACCGATCTGGAGTCTGCAGTTTTTGGCCCACGTGACACAGGGCATGATTAGTCCAGTACCGCAGGAACAGTGGGTCGTCGATTTTGTACAGCCAGCCAGCGACTATGTGCGTTTCCGGCAAAAACTGGACGACCGAAACGTATCGCTCGAGAACGTGATCATTAAAGAGACGGAGCAGCTAATCGTGGGTACGGTGAAGGTGAAAAATCTATCCTACCACAAAGAGGTCATCATCCGTTCGTCCTGTGATAGTTGGAAAACGCATGAAGACACTTTCTGTACCTATAGCGTG GTTGGCAATGGGACCGCTTCGGCTTATCTAATATTTGACACCTTCTCCTTCAAGCTAACTCTTCCTCCTAAGTCCAGACGGATTGAGTTTTGTGCCGCTTTCAAGTGCGATGGTGTCGAGTTCTGGGACAATAATGAT GGTCGTAATTACTCTCTCACCAACCGTATCGCTCCCAGAGAGAACTCTGGTGCGTTCCTATCGTCATCTTCCGCCAGTGCCTTCAACAGTTCCAATCCCGGCCGCAATGGTATGTCTATGGCATCCGAAAGCTTCTCGTCGCCGTACGTGGATCCTGGCGCGGTACTCGATACATGGAGCGATATGAGCTTGGAATCGCAATCGGGCCCTTACTG